Proteins co-encoded in one Fusarium musae strain F31 chromosome 3, whole genome shotgun sequence genomic window:
- the MDV1 gene encoding Mitochondrial fission protein, with the protein MANQETHYGFDEGGDDDQSIVSTRGLEAFSRKVTTTATHLIGPNAEATAHHYQTAMAEVHKQMKRPTVQRSMFAMARTTPTDLMRSRLSTHEIQHRALTYLPDELLANIPEHDNPYSLFQGFQASFPELTDEGKKFQRRVTRGRKMLEDSDGTSGSPKKLTQLKKEKAAMMHEFGLLGTRKSMASYEIREIDNKIANLHGMRRIILDRLAGLEQDEAMLEHDISEMEIRVDEAQALVDEAEEIARNTRTQDEQDLVGDADDHDQEFMSQSVYDKIPSSEAGSTPRKAKKVHRKKSMPILHEHFEPGTAIRELRAHKDTITAIDFDAPFGTMVTAALDDTVRVWDLNAGRCMGYLEGHTASVRALQVEDNILATGSMDATIRLWDLSKAHYDPHGGLGKDDDEDAIAFGTDNHLEPPPGSMADCPLYTLESHVDEITALHFRGDVMVSGSADKTIRHWDLEKGRCVQTLDVMWAAAASMTTTDSGWRPTGRSQSSSADFVGALQVFETALACGTADGMVRLWDLRSGQVHRSLVGHTGAVTCLQFDDVHLVTGSVDRSIRIWDLRTGSIYDAYAYDNPITDMMFDARRIVSAAGEDVVKVYDKVEGRQWECGAGITAAEEGKTPAIVERVRVRDGYLVEGRRDGVVGVWTS; encoded by the exons ATGGCGAACCAAGAGACTCACTATGGCTTCGACGAAGGCGGAGACGACGACCAGTCTATTGTGTCG ACGCGCGGACTCGAGGCTTTCAGTCGAAAGGTTACAACTACAGCTACTCATTTGATCGGACCCAATGCCGAAGCCACGGCTCATCACTACCAAACCGCGATGGCCGAGGTGCACAAACAAATGAAGCGGCCGACAGTCCAGCGAAGCATGTTCGCGATGGCTAGGACAACGCCAACCGACCTCATGCGATCCAGACTTTCAACGCACGAAATCCAGCATCGCGCTTTGACATACCTTCCCGATGAGCTGCTTGCCAATATTCCTGAGCATGACAATCCTTACTCGCTGTTTCAGGGTTTCCAGGCCAGCTTCCCCGAGCTGACTGACGAGGGCAAAAAGTTCCAGCGACGAGTCACCCGCGGTCGCAAGATGCTGGAAGACTCAGATGGGACATCAGGAAGCCCAAAAAAATTAACTcaattaaaaaaagagaaggcTGCCATGATGCATGAGTTTGGGCTGCTGGGCACTCGTAAGAGCATGGCGAGCTACGAGATTCGGGAAATCGATAACAAAATCGCCAATCTTCACGGCATGCGAAGAATTATCCTGGACAGGCTCGCTGGGTTggaacaagatgaagctatGCTGGAGCACGACA TTTCCGAGATGGAAATCCGAGTTGATGAGGCGCAGGCGTtggttgatgaggctgaggaaaTCGCACGAAACACACGAACCCAGGACGAACAAGATCTGGTTGGCGATGCCGATGATCACGATCAAGAGTTCATGTCCCAGTCAGTTTATGATAAGATTCCTTCCTCAGAAGCAGGTAGCACGCCCCGGAAAGCGAAAAAGGTACATCGTAAGAAGTCAATGCCCATTCTGCACGAGCATTTCGAGCCTGGCACAGCCATTCGCGAACTTCGAGCACACAAGGACACGATTACAGCTATTGATTTTGACGCCCCCTTCGGTACTATGGTTACTGCTGCGCTGGACGATACAGTTCGCGTTTGGGACCTCAACGCTGGTAGATGCATGGGTTATCTGGAAGGGCACACTGCTTCGGTACGCGCCTTACAGGTTGAGGATAACATTCTCGCAACGGGCTCTATGGATGCGACCATTCGACTCTGGGATCTCAGTAAGGCGCATTACGACCCTCACGGCGGCTTGGGaaaagatgacgatgaggatgctaTCGCTTTTGGAACGGATAACCACCTTGAACCCCCACCTGGTAGCATGGCCGATTGCCCTCTGTACACATTGGAATCACATGTCGACGAGATCACAGCCCTTCACTTCAGGGGCGATGTTATGGTTTCTGGTTCTGCGGACAAGACGATTCGCCATTGGGATCTTGAAAAGGGACGTTGCGTGCAAACATTAGACGTTATGTGGGCGGCAGCAGCAAGTATGACGACTACAGACAGCGGGTGGCGACCTACGGGGCGGTCTCAGAGCAGTTCGGCCGACTTCGTGGGTGCATTGCAGGTCTTTGAGACGGCACTTGCTTGTGGTACTGCAGACGGCATGGTGCGACTTTGGGATCTTCGGAGCGGCCAGGTCCATCGCAGTCTAGTTGGTCACACAGGTGCAGTTACGTGTCTCCAATTCGACGATGTGCATCTGGTGACGGGAAGTGTAGATCGAAGCATCAGA ATTTGGGACCTGAGAACAGGGTCTATTTACGACGCATATGCTTACGACAACCCAATCACAGACATGATGTTTGACGCCCGAAGAATCGTCAGTGCTGCTGGCGAGGATGTCGTTAAGGTGTACGATAAGGTGGAGGGACGACAATGGGAATGCGGCGCCGGCATCACGGCCGCTGAAGAGGGTAAGACTCCCGCCATCGTGGAGCGTGTACGTGTAAGAGATGGATATCTTGTTGAAGGCAGACGAGACGGTGTCGTGGGTGTATGGACGAGCTAA
- a CDS encoding hypothetical protein (EggNog:ENOG41), producing the protein MPPHDKTESHAPDRKSFNSLSSTEPQIPFKPNNEISPQDEKPKSPQGNQQESAKETNEDESSSKGPAFDKEAQENYKPKTLKFWLIILSVFAAMFLVALDRTIIATAIPQITNDFQSLGDIGWYGSAYMLTTAAFQLIFGRIYRFYPLRTTFLVCILLFEIGSAICGAAPNSVAFIIGRAIAGIGSAGIMTGSMMSIVPMVPLHKRPMFQSMFGMVFGISSVIGPLLGGAFTQHATWRWCFYMNLPVGFLASVFLFFFLHISPKKHEPVPILKHITRLDPLGTLFFVPSMICLILALQWGGSTYPWGNWRIILLFVLFALTGFIFALIQIKMPETATVPAKVITQRTMLACAWTSLFVGGGMMIVVYYLPLWFQATKGAKPVDSGIYTIPLVLSLVVASIISAAFTQRIGYYVPSMLICPCIMAIGEGLLTTLKPDTGSSHWIAYQFLVGFGLGLGMQTSGLAVQATLSKKDIPIGISITFFAQQLGGAIFVSVGQTVLNGLLAKHLSDIPNLTPKKIVDAGATELNKIVPAEYMPLVKDAYNVAITRIFFVSLALTLAQLICALGVEWKSIKPKAESSPEAAQESKPEES; encoded by the exons ATGCCTCCCCACGACAAGACCGAGTCTCATGCTCCGGATCGCAAATCATTCAACTCGCTCTCATCAACCGAACCGCAAATTCCTTTCAAGCCCAACAACGAAATATCACCACAAGATGAGAAACCTAAATCACCTCAAGGCAACCAGCAAGAGTCAGCAAAGGAAACCAATGAAGATGAGTCAAGTTCCAAAGGCCCAGCTTTCGACAAAGAAGCTCAGGAGAACTACAAACCAAAGACACTCAAGTTCTGGCTTATAATCCTCTCCGTCTTTGCTGCCATGTTTCTCGTCGCTCTCGACCGCACAATCATTGCAACTGCCATTCCTCAAATCACAAACGACTTCCAAAGTCTAGGCGACATAGGATGGTATGGTTCTGCCTACATGCTCACAACAGCTGCCTTTCAGCTCATTTTTGGTCGTATCTATCGATTCTACCCTTTGAGGACGACCTTCCTTGTCTGTATCTTGCTCTTCGAGATTGGCTCTGCAATTTGTGGTGCCGCTCCCAATTCTGTTGCTTTCATCATCGGAAGAGCTATTGCTGGCATTGGCTCAGCAGGCATCATGACTGGGTCGATGATGTCCATTGTTCCTATGGTCCCTCTTCATAAGCGACCAATGTTCCAAT ctatgtTTGGCATGGTTTTTGGCATCTCGTCCGTTATTGGACCTCTTCTTGGGGGTGCCTTCACTCAGCATGCCACTTGGCGATGGTGTTTCTATATGAATCTTCCTGTAGGATTCCTCGCCTcggtcttcctcttcttcttcctccacaTATCACCCAAGAAGCACGAACCTGTTCCTATTCTGAAGCATATCACCCGATTAGACCCCCTCGGGACATTATTCTTTGTGCCATCCATGATCTGCCTCATCCTGGCGCTTCAATGGGGTGGCTCGACTTACCCCTGGGGCAACTGGCGAATAATTCTCCTCTTCGTTCTCTTCGCTCTTACAGGCTTCATTTTTGCTCTCATACAGATCAAGATGCCCGAGACCGCAACTGTTCCCGCCAAGGTCATCACTCAGAGGACTATGCTAGCCTGTGCATGGACCTCGctgtttgttggtggtggtatgaTGATTGTCGTTTACTATCTCCCCTTGTGGT TCCAGGCTACTAAGGGCGCCAAACCCGTCGACTCAGGCATTTATACGATCCCGTTAGTACTGAGCCTTGTCGTAGCTAGTATAATCTCTGCTGCCTTCACCCAGCGCATTGGCTACTATGTCCCATCTATGCTGATATGTCCCTGTATCATGGCCATTGGCGAAGGGCTCTTGACCACGCTCAAGCCAGACACCGGTTCATCGCACTGGATTGCCTATCAATTCCTTGTTGGCTTTGGTTTGGGCCTTGGAATGCAGACTTCCGGCCTTGCTGTTCAAGCAACACTTTCCAAGAAGGATATCCCCATTGGAATCTCGATCACCTTCTTCGCGCAGCAACTCGGTGGTGCCATATTTGTCTCCGTTGGGCAGACTGTGCTTAACGGGCTTCTCGCGAAACACTTATCAGATATACCCAACCTCACGCCCAAGAAAATAGTCGATGCAGGCGCCACAGAACTGAACAAGATAGTTCCGGCCGAGTACATGCCCCTGGTGAAGGACGCCTACAACGTGGCCATTACGCGGATATTCTTTGTGAGTCTGGCATTGACTTTAGCCCAGTTGATTTGTGCTCTTGGTGTGGAATGGAAGAgcatcaagcccaaggccGAGTCATCGCCAGAGGCTGCCCAAGAGTCAAAGCCGGAAGAGTCGTGA
- a CDS encoding hypothetical protein (EggNog:ENOG41), translating to MASAAYGEILVRYFKITQELVKAPDARSRTTDTGSSSPEESEGVSERVLGKSTDSAAHTDPTGDAVARLLARQAHALITIHNDLTSSKRIVNINQSLLERRIADLISISSSKFYAYRYDLLPVVWRQIYTDACILDSFSLIMQPLIIDSIVPDKLLDLVVEKLDRALITAGGGGRQQWLEDTIRMLELAWTANEEHKRPTKRQRYDTSTQCFSNYQPHGEPRLSPTRECPQRSGWIMPQFEEYMNSNNGEPRPIIFTDLITGWPALTGRPWKDPEYLLSQTFGGRRLVPVEIGRSYVDEGWGQELIQFRDFLDRYVTGETDSVGYLAQHNLFRQIPSLRNDITIPDFCWVDVPPHPTTPSLNQPPVDMPQLNAWFGPARTITPLHTDGYHNLLCQVVGTKYIRLYPPRATYAMQPRVSEHGINMSNTSRLDVGVLEEWDEKPKDMSDEDVQRMRKQLEGIEYWECILKPGDTLVIPIGWWHYVRSLSVSFSVSFWWN from the coding sequence ATGGCGTCAGCGGCTTATGGGGAAATTCTCGTCAGGTATTTTAAGATAACTCAAGAGCTCGTTAAGGCACCAGACGCTCGGTCGAGAACGACGGATACAGGCTCTTCAAGCCCTGAAGAGTCCGAAGGGGTTTCTGAGAGAGTTTTAGGGAAATCAACAGATTCCGCTGCGCATACAGATCCCACAGGAGATGCCGTGGCTCGGCTTCTTGCACGACAGGCTCATGCATTGATCACAATTCACAATGATTTGACGTCGAGTAAGAgaatcgtcaacatcaatcagAGTCTCCTTGAAAGAAGAATCGCAGACTTGATCTCCATCTCGTCGTCCAAATTTTACGCCTACCGATATGACCTCCTCCCTGTCGTGTGGCGTCAGATATACACTGACGCTTGCATCCTTGACTCTTTTAGTCTCATCATGCAACCCCTCATAATCGATAGCATTGTCCCAGATAAGCTTCTAGATCTTgtcgttgagaagcttgatagAGCACTCATCACGGCGGGTGGTGGTGGACGACAACAATGGCTTGAGGACACGATACGGATGCTTGAATTGGCTTGGACGGCGAATGAGGAACATAAGAGGCCAACAAAGCGTCAAAGATATGACACTTCGACGCAATGCTTTTCTAACTACCAGCCTCACGGAGAACCAAGGCTCTCACCTACGAGGGAATGTCCTCAGCGCTCCGGCTGGATAATGCCACAGTTTGAAGAATACATGAACAGCAACAACGGAGAGCCTCGGCCTATTATCTTCACAGATTTAATTACAGGGTGGCCTGCTCTCACGGGCCGCCCCTGGAAGGATCCAGAGTATCTCCTCTCACAAACCTTTGGGGGGAGACGTCTGGTACCGGTTGAAATCGGTAGAAGTTATGTTGATGAGGGTTGGGGACAAGAACTTATCCAGTTCCGCGATTTTCTTGATCGCTATGTTACAGGAGAAACAGATAGCGTTGGCTATCTTGCCCAGCATAACCTTTTCCGGCAGATCCCTTCTCTGCGTAACGACATAACTATACCGGACTTCTGCTGGGTCGACGTCCCACCTCATCCAACAACTCCGTCTCTAAATCAGCCGCCGGTTGACATGCCCCAGCTCAACGCCTGGTTCGGCCCAGCGCGCACTATTACACCTCTTCACACCGACGGCTATCATAACCTGCTCTGCCAGGTCGTTGGAACAAAATATATCCGTCTGTATCCTCCTCGAGCAACATATGCTATGCAGCCGCGGGTATCTGAGCATGGTATTAATATGAGCAACACGAGTAGATTAGATGTGGGTGTGCTCGAAGAATGGGATGAGAAACCGAAAGATATGAGTGACGAAGATGTCCaaaggatgaggaagcaACTCGAAGGTATCGAGTATTGGGAGTGCATCCTTAAACCAGGAGACACGCTGGTTATTCCTATTGGATGGTGGCATTATGTGAGAAGTCTAAGCGTGAGCTTCAGTGTGAGCTTCTGGTGGAATTAG
- the BCP1 gene encoding Mss4p nuclear export (BUSCO:EOG092649VA~EggNog:ENOG41), with translation MGKKRAREEGKDVPPADIDKMDEDGSDDEDFDMVDVDFEWFNFDPEVDFHGTKTLLRQLFDVDANLFNMSALADLVLSQPTIGSTIKVDGKATDAYAMLTILNTAVHQEKEPMNDIIKYLIEKAQSSSSLTPIADVLKSGKHVGLVFSERLINMPSELAPPLYSMLIDEVEAAVEDKEPYDFTHYLILSKTYQELESKLDVENQKRKKAKEEAGIYYFHMEDEVLQKHAVAHGNFNYTKEDESAADSKRAFQEMGVKAHGHMILIEANKFPGAVKAVNEYLSAAQ, from the exons ATGGGCAAGAAGCGAGCGCGCGAAGAGGGTAAGGATGTCCCGCCAGCTGATATCGACAAAATGGACGAGGACGGTTCTGATGACGAG GACTTCGATATGGTTGACGTTGATTTTGAGTGGTTCAACTTTGACCCCGAGGTCGATTTCCACGGTACCAAGACCCTCTTGCGGCAACTATTCGATGTTGATGCGAATCTCTTCAACATGTCTGCCCTCGCCGATCTCGTTCTCTCACAACCAACCATTGGCTCTACCATCAAGGTTGACGGAAAGGCCACTGATGCCTACGCCATGCTCACTATTCTCAACACGGCCGTCCACCAAGAAAAGGAGCCCATGAACGATATTATCAAATACCTGATCGAGAAAGCGCAGAGTAGCTCGTCACTGACACCCATTGCCGACGTTCTCAAAAGTGGAAAGCACGTGGGACTTGTGTTCTCTGAACGCCTCATTAACATGCCTTCTGAGCTGGCCCCACCACTATATTCAATGCTTatcgatgaggttgaggctgctgtggAGGACAAGGAACCCTACGATTTCACTCACTACTTGATATTGTCCAAGACATACCAGGAACTCGAGTCTAAGTTGGATGTTGAGAATCAGAAGCGCAAAAAGGCAAAGGAGGAGGCCGGTATTTATTATTTCCACATGGAAGACGAGGTGCTACAAAAACACGCGGTAGCGCACGGCAATTTCAATTACACAAAAGAGGACGAGTCGGCGGCAGACAGTAAACGGGCATTCCAAGAAATGGGCGTCAAGGCGCACGGGCACATGATTCTTATCGAGGCGAACAAGTTCCCAGGGGCGGTCAAAGCTGTTAATGAATATCTCAGTGCGGCGCaatag
- a CDS encoding hypothetical protein (EggNog:ENOG41) yields the protein MEGFLCGRYGLPNDDAEQVREGLKHKLYLDYLLDGKLFLAPIGNNPQKIVDLGTGVGMWAQDGCDLSPIQPHWTPPNVEFRVEDLEDENRPWTRIYEDADLIHVRALLQTLRNPRQLLERAFDSFNAARKLKPGAWIEIHEIVPFVFSVDGTSGDDHPMNQFYRLVEGHFTTIYGWNLRFPFQIVEALRDVGFINVNERHSYTPVGRWHQEAKMREMGIFTQNILEEWVTAMLGRPDIMGVTEEEAYELGHSVFETFNNTRIHAQLDWIDCWAQRPL from the exons ATGGAAG GATTTCTATGTGGTCGTTATGGCCTACCAAACGACGATGCTGAGCAGGTCCGTGAGGGCTTGAAGCATAAGCTGTACCTGGATTATCTCCTCGACGGAAAGCTATTTCTGGCTCCCATCGGGAACAACCCGCAAAAGATTGTTGACCTTGGTACAGGTGTTGGCATGTGGGCACAAGACG GATGTGATCTTTCACCCATCCAACCGCATTGGACGCCGCCCAACGTTGAGTTTCGAGTAGAAGATCTCGAGGATGAAAATCGTCCATGGACAAGAATATATGAAGATGCAGATTTAATTCATGTCAGAGCCTTGTTACAGACTCTGCGAAACCCGAGACAGCTATTGGAACGAGCTTTTGA CTCATTCAATGCTGCTAGAAAGCTGAAGCCTGGTGCTTGGATTGAAATCCACGAAATCGTTCCCTTTGTCTTCTCTGTTGACGGTACTTCCGGAGATGATCATCCTATGAACCAGTTCTACCGCCTTGTCGAGGGCCACTTTACCACGATATATGGTTGGAACTTGCGCTTTCCATTCCAGATCGTTGAAGCGCTGCGTGACGTTGGATTCATCAATGTCAACGAACGCCATTCTTACACACCTGTTGGCCGGTGGCACCAGGAAGCAAAAATGAGAGAAATGGGAATTTTCACCCAAAACATCCTCGAGGAATGGGTCACGGCAATGCTTGGCCGTCCGGACATAATGGGAGtcacagaagaagaggcataTGAACTTGGGCACAGCGTATTCGAAACCTTCAACAACACTCGCATTCACGCGCAACTCGACTGGATTGATTGCTGGGCGCAGAGGCCACTTTAA
- a CDS encoding hypothetical protein (EggNog:ENOG41~BUSCO:EOG09261IEH), translating to MDYSSTIHDVEDPAGDSPWGNSPVSSPSRNNIAAFNPASADAPPPFRYSTQSSNGLSQDQPSSQSEEFQRPGTATTASGTEDGTEASGTLNTSEAQSQSIAAEPSAGEDGQSQAHSQQHNQVGAPASQSGQEQHPPKPAGPQYRLQAKITGLERTGKKDPILRFDVHTNIPRFRTTQFRDVRRLHSEFVKLADHLISANPEVFVPAVPPPLTSAGAGTDEDEIRVKALMQRWLNYVCGNEILMRDDEMVLFVESDFGYSPMVKKKQPATGVRRKILKQFAPPPDDTPELADARPTVKLFYLGSMDAGHKVDKLVKARRGLGLSEADYGAKLTSMHVQEPHPGLANAYRKLGKVVQTVGDYHAAQATAEATTIGDPFQYHSQDAFIVKESLTNRQILIREFLQAQEATRSKLNAADRLKASSSVRREKVDEAITALDDARQHETYLYNKTNRVTQNLVQERRKWFSRTSADLRLSIREYVLREIEAERRTLALLETVRPDIRSIDASGGLSRLGRESHPTVRRSSLAASQGPKGDSWSGVPRRSDATGRSVSGSLISKVSEEGESEESTEAAQGRQAGGRAGLKGVSEEDDEDRVDARNAASRLAASTF from the exons ATGGACTACAGCTCCACGATCCACGACGTGGAGGATCCCGCTGGCGATTCACCATGGGGCAACTCCCCTGTGTCGTCTCCATCGCGAAACAACATTGCTGCCTTCAATCCCGCCTCAGCTgatgctcctcctcccttTCGCTACAGTACACAATCTTCGAATGGCCTATCCCAGGACCAGCCTTCATCCCAGTCTGAAGAATTCCAGCGTCCAGGGACTGCGACTACAGCCTCTGGCACTGAAGATGGTACCGAGGCTTCAGGTACACTGAACACCTCAGAGGCGCAGTCGCAATCCATAGCCGCTGAACCATCAGCTGGGGAGGACGGACAATCTCAAGCACATAGCCAGCAACACAACCAGGTTGGTGCGCCGGCTTCACAGTCTGGACAAGAACAGCATCCCCCGAAACCGGCTGGGCCCCAGTATCGACTCCAAGCCAAAATTACGGGACTCGAACGCACTGGCAAGAAAGATCCCATCCTCCGATTCGATGTTCAC ACTAACATTCCCCGCTTTCGAACAACTCAATTCCGAGATGTTCGCCGTCTACACTCCGAGTTTGTTAAACTCGCCGATCATCTGATATCTGCGAACCCAGAGGTGTTTGTCCCCGCGGTCCCGCCGCCTCTGACCTCCGCTGGAGCTGGgacagacgaggatgagattcGGGTCAAGGCCTTGATGCAGCGGTGGTTGAACTACGTTTGCGGTAACGAAATCCTGATGCGGGACGACGAGATGGTACTCTTTGTGGAGAGTGACTTTGGTTATAGCCCcatggtgaagaagaagcagccaGCGACAGGCGTCCGCAGAAAGATTTTGAAGCAGTTCGCTCCACCCCCTGATGATACCCCTGAGCTTGCAGACGCACGTCCAACCGTCAAGCTCTTTTATCTTGGTAGCATGGATGCTGGCCACAAGGTTGATAAGCTGGTGAAGGCCAGGAGGG GACTTGGCCTCTCCGAAGCCGATTACGGTGCTAAACTCACAAGTATGCACGTCCAGGAACCCCATCCTGGTTTGGCAAATGCATATCGAAAGCTGGGTAAAGTCGTCCAAACCGTCGGCGACTACCATGCTGCCCAAGCGACAGCAGAGGCTACAACTATTGGCGACCCATTCCAATATCACTCACAAGACGCTTTCATTGTCAAGGAGTCACTTACCAACCGACAGATTCTGATTCGCGAATTCCTACAAGCTCAGGAAGCTACCCGTAGCAAGCTCAATGCGGCTGATCGCCTCAAAGCCAGTTCGAGTGTTCGCCGCGAAAAGGTGGACGAGGCCATCACAGCATTGGATGACGCTCGACAGCACGAGACCTACTTGTACAACAAGACCAACCGTGTCACCCAAAACTTGGTCCAGGAGCGTCGTAAGTGGTTCTCGAGAACTTCTGCTGATCTCCGCCTGAGCATTAGGGAATATGTGCTTAGAgagattgaagctgagaGGCGGACTCTGGCCCTGCTGGAGACGGTACGACCGGATATCCGATCAATTGACGCCTCCGGTGGACTGAGCCGATTGGGTCGTGAGTCGCATCCTACCGTGCGTCGATCAAGTCTCGCAGCCAGTCAAGGCCCCAAGGGCGACTCTTGGAGTGGCGTTCCTCGCCGTTCAGATGCCACGGGTCGCAGCGTGTCAGGCAGTCTCATCAGTAAGGTGTCAGAGGAGGGCGAGAGCGAAGAGAGCACCGAGGCAGCTCAAGGGCGACAGGCGGGGGGCCGTGCCGGCCTTAAGGGTGTcagcgaagaggatgatgaggatcgTGTGGATGCCAGGAATGCTGCGAGCCGGCTGGCGGCCAGCACCTTctaa
- a CDS encoding hypothetical protein (EggNog:ENOG41~MEROPS:MER0030137), with protein MAASTPANPLLSNQKSSELQAVLHPLVLLTISDYITRHTLRQQEGPIIGVLLGQQNGREITVEHAFEAHTRQEPSVQGGYLLDATKFGARLEQMITVHKDRHLDLVGWYTLLPSSGPTPTILPIHNQILEGWNESAILLGFHPEQVLDHSVGGRLPLTIYESNYEVDDPKADNDGEDKKMDDAEPALKLKFRELPYSVETDETEMISMNYVAASGGNAAAAPQKEDKPSLSIESNGKGKRRLVESHDEDHNKAIAPDDEVALTPEEDETIAALTAKANAIKMLQSRILLLTTYLERLPPSYINGNTADSSSMDADYTTPSATVLRQIQALVSRLDLVIPSDRAAFEREMLHEANDVNLVRLLNGIVQSVGQARDVGKKFYVVENAKASHRRGAPPGPGQDFVIDPAAYNIRGAGDLLV; from the exons atggctgccTCGACCCCCGCCAACCCTCTGCTTTCTAACCAGAAGAGTTCCGAGCTTCAGGCTGTTCTTCACCCGCTGGTGCTCCTCACCATCTCCGATTATATCACACGGCATACTCTTCGCCAACAGGAAGGCCCCATCATTGGCGTCTTGTTAGGTCAACAAAATGGTCGCGAAATCACAGTCGAGCACGCCTTTGAAGCTCACACCCGACAAGAGCCCAGTGTGCAAGGTGGATACCTCCTCGATGCCACGAAATTCGGTGCACGGTTAGAACAGA TGATCACTGTCCACAAAGACAGACACCTCGACCTCGTTGGATGGTACACCCTCCTACCCTCTTCAGGTCCGACCCCAACTATCCTACCAATCCACAATCAGATTCTCGAAGGTTGGAACGAGTCAGCCATACTCCTCGGATTCCACCCGGAACAGGTCCTTGATCACTCCGTCGGTGGCAGACTTCCGCTCACTATTTATGAAAGCAATTATGAAGTCGACGATCCAAAGGCGGATAACGATGgagaggacaagaagatggatgacGCGGAGCCCGCTCTTAAGCTCAAGTTCAGAGAGCTGCCCTATTCGGTTGAGACCGACGAAACAGAGATGATCAGCATGAACTACGTTGCTGCTTCAGGAGGAAACGCTGCTGCCGCTCCACAAAAGGAAGACAAGCCCTCTTTGTCCATCGAGTCAAATGGCAAAGGCAAGCGCCGACTAGTAGAGAGTCACGATGAGGATCACAACAAGGCGATTGCGCCggatgatgaggttgctCTGACGCCGGAAGAGGACGAAACGATTGCTGCCCTCACAGCAAAGGCCAACGCTATCAAGATGCTCCAGTCGCGGATACTCCTTCTCACCACCTACCTAGAGCGTCTTCCCCCCTCGTACATCAACGGGAACACAGCCGATTCCAGTAGCATGGACGCCGACTATACCACTCCATCAGCGACAGTGCTTCGCCAGATCCAAGCCCTCGTCAGCCGCCTGGACCTCGTCATTCCCTCGGACAGAGCCGCATTTGAGCGCGAGATGCTCCATGAGGCGAACGATGTTAACCTGGTGAGACTCCTTAACGGCATTGTCCAGAGCGTGGGTCAGGCCCGTGACGTTGGTAAGAAGTTCTATGTTGTCGAAAACGCAAAGGCGTCGCACCGTCGTGGTGCTCCTCCTGGCCCCGGACAGGATTTTGTCATTGACCCAGCGGCTTACAACATTCGTGGAGCTGGCGATCTCCTGGTTTGA
- the ARO7 gene encoding chorismate mutase aro7 (BUSCO:EOG09264719) — MADAAHALDLARIRFQLIRLEDTITFHLIERVQFALNGTIYVPGAVELPEANLSFLDWYFREQEKLQSLIRRFESPDEYPFFPDALQNPILKPLNYPKILHENNVNVNDKIKKFYTEKFLPAVCPDFGREERGESQENYGSTATCDIACLQALSRRIHFGKFVAESKFRSDEEKYIRLIKAEDREGIAESITNAAVEKKVLERLRLKALTYGKDPSIPDGTEGAAKIDVDAVVSMYKDFVIPLTKEVEVEYLMQRLEPSA, encoded by the exons ATGGCCGATGCCGCACACGCACTGGATCTGGCCCGAATTCGATTCCAACTTAT TCGCCTTGAGGACACAATCACCTTCCATCTGATCGAGAGAGTGCAATTCGCATTGAATGGT ACGATCTATGTTCCTGGAGCTGTGGAATTGCCTGAAGCGAATCTGAGCTTCCTCGACTGGTATTTTCGCGAGCAGGAGAAGCTACAATCCCTCATCCGACGCTTCGAGTCGCCTGACGAATATCCTTTCTTCCCCGATGCATTGCAAAACCCAATACTCAAGCCTCTCAATTATCCCAAGATCTTGCATGAAAACAACGTCAATGTGaacgacaagatcaagaaattCTATACGGAAAAGTTTCTCCCCGCAGTATGCCCCGATTTCGGACGCGAGGAGCGGGGTGAGTCTCAAGAAAACTACGGCTCAACCGCAACTTGCGATATTGCTTGTCTACAAGCTCTATCACGACGCATCCACTTCGGCAAGTTTGTCGCAGAGTCCAAATTCCGGTCGGACGAGGAAAAGTATATTCGGCTTATCAAGGCTGAAGATCGGGAGGGCATCGCTGAATCTATCACTAATGCAGcagtggagaagaaggtccTTGAGCGACTACGACTCAAGGCTCTGACATATGGCAAGGACCCCTCCATCCCCGACGGGACCGAGGGAGCGGCGAAAATCGATGTTGACGCTGTTGTTTCAATGTACAAGGACTTTGTTATCCCATTAACCAAGGAAGTCGAGGTGGAATACTTGATGCAAAGGCTAGAACCAAGTGCCTga